A single window of Meiothermus sp. DNA harbors:
- a CDS encoding magnesium transporter CorA family protein: MIRAKQLSDGAACGLLESQVWVDVETPSPEELALIQKHYPLNPLALADAQEIGHWSRFEEYPKHLFLIFRTLETPHNAHSRTERVSYFYFPETQVLLTYRNEPVDYLEQIWNSFRGGACLRLWQRLLDQGVQTFFEYTDALTDRVEDLEELALDGDNTSETPRKVFAGRREVLRVRRLVSQAREALLHLERLPLLGAEAYLFRDLTDRMGRVYEGLDAARDELSNVLEVHLSAQNNRLNRVVQALTVISVLFLPMTLWAGIYGTNFEAFTEYQWAGGRLYFWGGLLLIGGGLAFWMKRRNWW, encoded by the coding sequence ATGATTCGGGCCAAACAACTTTCCGACGGCGCGGCCTGTGGCCTGTTGGAAAGCCAGGTCTGGGTGGATGTGGAGACCCCCAGCCCGGAGGAACTCGCCTTAATTCAAAAACACTACCCCCTCAACCCCCTGGCCCTGGCCGATGCCCAGGAGATCGGCCACTGGAGCCGTTTTGAGGAGTATCCCAAACACCTCTTTCTGATTTTTCGTACCCTCGAGACCCCCCACAACGCCCACAGCCGTACCGAGCGGGTTTCGTACTTCTATTTTCCCGAGACCCAGGTATTGCTCACCTACCGCAACGAGCCGGTAGACTACCTCGAGCAAATCTGGAATAGCTTTCGTGGGGGTGCCTGCTTGCGCTTGTGGCAGCGCCTGCTCGACCAGGGGGTACAAACCTTTTTTGAGTACACCGATGCCCTCACCGACCGGGTAGAAGATCTGGAGGAGCTGGCCCTGGACGGCGACAATACCTCTGAGACCCCCCGAAAGGTGTTTGCCGGCCGGCGGGAGGTGCTGCGGGTGCGGCGGTTGGTCTCGCAGGCCCGCGAGGCCTTGCTGCACCTCGAGCGCCTGCCTTTGCTGGGCGCCGAGGCCTATCTGTTCCGCGACCTCACCGACCGCATGGGCCGGGTCTACGAGGGCCTCGACGCGGCGCGGGACGAGCTGTCCAATGTGCTGGAGGTGCACCTTTCGGCCCAGAACAACCGGCTCAACCGGGTGGTACAGGCCCTCACGGTAATCTCGGTGCTGTTTTTGCCCATGACCCTCTGGGCCGGCATCTACGGCACCAACTTCGAAGCCTTCACCGAGTACCAGTGGGCCGGCGGGCGGTTGTATTTTTGGGGGGGGCTGCTGCTGATTGGCGGGGGGCTGGCCTTTTGGATGAAACGCCGCAACTGGTGGTAG
- the cutA gene encoding divalent-cation tolerance protein CutA, whose protein sequence is MYLTVFCTVPDLKSGRRIAQAVVHEGLAACVNLLPGLTSIYRWQGQMEETSEVLLLIKTRQEHYGALEARIKELHPYQVPEIIALKIETGLKSYLDWITQST, encoded by the coding sequence ATGTATCTGACGGTTTTTTGTACCGTACCCGACCTAAAGAGTGGCCGGCGCATTGCCCAGGCTGTGGTGCACGAAGGGTTGGCCGCGTGCGTTAATTTGCTCCCAGGCCTTACCTCGATCTACCGCTGGCAGGGCCAGATGGAGGAAACCTCGGAGGTGCTGCTCCTCATCAAAACGCGACAGGAGCACTATGGGGCTCTGGAGGCCCGCATCAAAGAACTGCACCCGTACCAGGTTCCCGAGATCATCGCTCTCAAAATCGAGACAGGATTGAAGAGCTACCTTGACTGGATTACTCAAAGCACTTAA
- a CDS encoding delta(1)-pyrroline-2-carboxylate reductase family protein encodes MRILSAEETAALLPYQALAATIAQVLADHAQGRVSAPERLVMPLPGGATLLLMPAADPTLTITKLVTVHPHARPSVRGEVWVMRTDSGERLALLEGSVVTARRTAAVSLLAAQTLAPNPSGPLLIIGAGTQGKSHLEAFQEGLGTDKVYIYSRSREHAEALASYARQRRMLGQAVGSLEPALDEASLIVCATTSPTPVLLRAPDRAFIAAVGAYRPEMAEVGPEVVRQAALYVDTLEGARAEAGDLLQAGVDWNQVQPLARALHQPKPGGRVLFKSVGHALWDLAAARLAISSLGIQ; translated from the coding sequence CGACCATGCCCAGGGCCGGGTTAGCGCACCCGAACGCCTGGTGATGCCGTTACCGGGAGGGGCTACCTTGCTGTTGATGCCGGCAGCCGATCCCACCCTCACCATCACCAAGCTGGTAACGGTACACCCCCACGCCCGCCCCAGCGTGCGGGGCGAGGTCTGGGTTATGCGTACCGACAGTGGAGAGCGGCTGGCCTTGCTCGAGGGTTCGGTGGTCACGGCCCGCCGCACTGCGGCGGTATCGCTGCTGGCGGCTCAAACACTGGCCCCCAACCCCTCGGGGCCGCTCCTCATCATTGGAGCGGGTACCCAGGGCAAAAGCCACCTGGAAGCATTCCAGGAGGGGCTGGGTACCGACAAGGTGTACATCTATTCGCGTAGCCGAGAACATGCCGAGGCGCTGGCCTCGTATGCCCGTCAACGCCGGATGCTGGGCCAGGCTGTTGGGAGCCTCGAGCCTGCCCTGGACGAAGCAAGCCTGATTGTCTGTGCTACGACCAGCCCCACGCCGGTTTTGCTGCGGGCCCCGGATCGGGCTTTTATCGCAGCGGTGGGGGCCTACCGGCCCGAGATGGCCGAGGTGGGGCCGGAAGTGGTGCGGCAGGCAGCGCTTTATGTGGATACCCTCGAGGGGGCCCGTGCCGAAGCGGGCGATCTGCTCCAAGCGGGGGTGGATTGGAACCAGGTTCAGCCTTTGGCCAGGGCTTTACACCAGCCCAAGCCAGGCGGTAGGGTGTTGTTCAAAAGTGTGGGCCATGCCCTGTGGGACTTGGCGGCGGCCCGCCTGGCGATTAGCTCGTTGGGTATCCAGTAA